From Pseudomonadota bacterium, a single genomic window includes:
- a CDS encoding ribonuclease H-like domain-containing protein — protein MSLVERLRRCYPASTQPADSARSAGAAGERSGWSADQLVRALRRQISQLERARPAAGARPAPRAPEPFSAPDYPAAATPALIADAALLERIGALAALSTGPRRSPPAPAALRVPVDPESAAAWCTEDHRDPARGLAAEEVLFLDTETTGLARSAGTVVFLIGVGGFWGPGGSLAIDQLFVEHPEREAEVLRALAPYLARARLLVTFNGASFDLPLLRVRAALHREALQLAQAHLDLLAVARYHFGARLSNCRLVTIERELLGLAREHDIDGADVPALYADFLRHGRRAGIQRIAEHNHRDVGSLALLLERLTRHVLDPLQWAEDAAELCATGIRQLRRGDAALGEACLQRALTSRLPGHLRHRATVALAAQLRRTGRSRALEVLWEGYRQALPQSSSAQVALAKYHEHVTGDLARAAALLRTAPALAVGDSALLHRLRRLQRKLTAR, from the coding sequence ATGAGCCTCGTTGAGCGTCTGCGTCGCTGCTATCCGGCGTCGACACAGCCCGCCGACAGTGCGCGATCCGCTGGCGCTGCAGGGGAGCGCTCGGGGTGGAGCGCCGATCAGCTCGTGCGAGCACTTCGACGGCAGATCAGCCAGCTCGAGCGCGCGCGGCCAGCGGCAGGAGCGCGGCCGGCGCCACGGGCTCCTGAGCCCTTCTCGGCGCCGGACTACCCGGCGGCCGCGACCCCAGCGCTGATCGCCGACGCCGCGCTGCTCGAGCGGATCGGCGCGCTCGCAGCGCTTTCAACGGGTCCGCGACGCTCTCCCCCGGCGCCGGCGGCGCTGCGCGTGCCCGTCGACCCCGAAAGCGCCGCAGCGTGGTGCACCGAGGATCATCGCGACCCGGCGCGAGGGCTTGCTGCGGAGGAGGTGCTCTTCCTCGATACCGAGACCACCGGACTGGCTCGCAGCGCCGGCACGGTGGTCTTCCTCATCGGCGTGGGGGGCTTCTGGGGACCGGGTGGTAGCCTCGCGATCGACCAGCTCTTCGTCGAGCACCCCGAGCGCGAGGCGGAGGTACTGCGGGCCCTGGCGCCCTATCTGGCGCGCGCGCGCCTGCTCGTCACCTTCAACGGCGCGAGCTTTGACCTTCCGCTGCTACGCGTACGGGCGGCGCTCCATCGTGAGGCGCTGCAGCTGGCTCAGGCCCACCTCGACTTGCTCGCGGTCGCGCGCTACCACTTCGGCGCGCGACTCAGCAACTGCCGGCTGGTGACGATCGAGCGCGAGCTGCTCGGTCTGGCGCGCGAGCACGACATCGACGGTGCGGACGTGCCCGCGCTTTATGCTGACTTCCTCCGTCATGGCCGGCGCGCGGGGATTCAGCGGATAGCCGAGCACAATCATCGCGACGTCGGCTCGTTGGCGCTCCTGCTCGAGCGCCTGACGCGGCACGTGCTCGATCCCTTGCAATGGGCAGAGGACGCGGCGGAGCTCTGCGCCACCGGCATCCGACAGCTGCGCCGGGGTGACGCGGCGCTCGGCGAAGCCTGTCTGCAGCGCGCCTTGACGAGCCGCTTGCCAGGACATCTCCGCCATCGGGCCACCGTGGCACTCGCTGCTCAGCTACGCCGCACTGGGCGCTCGAGGGCGCTCGAGGTCCTGTGGGAAGGGTATCGCCAGGCGCTGCCGCAGAGCAGCAGCGCGCAGGTGGCGCTGGCGAAATACCATGAGCACGTCACCGGTGATCTGGCGCGGGCAGCCGCGCTGCTGCGAACTGCGCCCGCCCTCGCGGTGGGCGATTCGGCGCTGCTCCACCGCCTGCGGCGCCTTCAGCGCAAGCTAACAGCCCGTTGA